The following nucleotide sequence is from Candidatus Bipolaricaulota bacterium.
TTAAACTGGTATGAAAAACATACAAGGCCGCCAACGACAAAACGATTTTGAGCCATTTAATCAGCATATTCTATGGTCAAAACATTTACGTAGTGTATTTTGTTAAAATCTATCGGGGATCTCACAAAAGCCGTTTGGAACAATTCTCCCTCGGTGTAAACGACATTATCTATTTGACCGACCAAAAGACCTCGAGGCACGGCTTCTTCCAGCCCGGAAGAGATGACAAAATCTTCTTCGCTCAATTTTTCAGTTTGGGGTATCAAATCTATCTTCATGCCCAGACCGAATTCCCCGCTCAAAATGCCGACGGAATTATCGTTGTTGTTCACGGACACAGCCAACTTGGAAAAACTGTCATTGACAAGCAATGCTTTGGACGTGTATTTGGATACTTCGTAAATCTTCCCTACAATGACATTTTCATTGGTCACCGCGTTGCCGACCTTGATTCCGTGCTTTTCTCCTTTATCAATTATTAAAAAATTTTGATAATTGTCGTTGCTTTTGCCGATAACGTCGGCGATCACGCCTTTAACATTCCGACTGTTTTGAAAATCAATTTGTCTTTTATAAAAATCGAGCTGCGATTTCAATTCCTGATTTTCGCTTTCCACAATTTGCATTTGTATCAACTCTTCATGTAATTTGTCGTTTTCCGCAATCAATTCATTTTGTTTTTTCTGATTGTAGTAAAAGTCATTGATCCTGCCGGACAATCGATAAACCGCTCCGCCGACCGGCTTAACCGCGGCCATGAATAAATTTTCAACGGGAGAGAGCGCTCCCGTGTAATGCAAAATCACGATAATTAAAATCGAGGCAAAAGAAACAATACTGATTTTTTTTAGATTACCGCTTTGCATATAAAAAAGGTAGCAAGCTTAAGGCTTGCTATCTCACCATTTTTTCTTCATTGGCCGGAGGCAGCACTACCTCATTGAGCAGTTTATGGTCATCGAGCAAGATACTCAGCCCCCTGATGGTGCAAGTTTGCGGGTCATCAGCCACTCTGACCGGGATCTCAATGCTTGACGAGATGGCGATATCAAGCCCTTTGAGCAAAGCGCCTCC
It contains:
- the mreC gene encoding rod shape-determining protein MreC, which translates into the protein MQSGNLKKISIVSFASILIIVILHYTGALSPVENLFMAAVKPVGGAVYRLSGRINDFYYNQKKQNELIAENDKLHEELIQMQIVESENQELKSQLDFYKRQIDFQNSRNVKGVIADVIGKSNDNYQNFLIIDKGEKHGIKVGNAVTNENVIVGKIYEVSKYTSKALLVNDSFSKLAVSVNNNDNSVGILSGEFGLGMKIDLIPQTEKLSEEDFVISSGLEEAVPRGLLVGQIDNVVYTEGELFQTAFVRSPIDFNKIHYVNVLTIEYAD